The window CGTCAACGCCTacgccgacgggctcgaggagAGCGGCGTGAGGCTGCTGACGCCCGAgtacgtctcggccgtcatcgccggtCAAATCTTTGGCAGGAGGGGAGGGCAGCTGGTCCTCCCGGAGCACGCCTCGggcatcgccgccctgcgcGGGTGGCCAACCTGGCTGCAGGTCATCTTTCGAAACGCCGTCGCGAATCGGGCGTCGAAGCTGGTCGTGCCGTAGGCCTTGGTGGCAACGTAGCCGAGATGGGAGAAAATTGGAGAGGCTTGCGACGATGTTTGATGAATTCCCCCACGGCCACTCCGTTCCGGTCGCGGGCAGCAGGCACCAAGTATTGTCGGCGTAGGCACCGCGTCCTGCGAGCACTGGGTGCGCGCGGTGTTTGCTTGTCCCTGCAAGTCCCGGTGCCTGCGAGGTACGGTTGGGTGTCGAGATACGGTTGGGTGTCGAGAAGCCCGCCGGAACGCTGCGCACGTGACcgcgcgacgaggccaacTCACCGCCGCTGGAGCCTCGAGAGCACATGCACGTTCACCCACGCCGTGCCTCATCCTGCGGGGGACATGCATGCGATGATATGCAAGCCCATGCACCGCCCATTATATGCCCTTGCTTGTGCCGTTCATCTTCGGATCTCGCACCACCAGCGTGGCAAGAAATCAAGCCTCGTGCCGGCATCCGAGCCCCGGCAGTTTAGAGTTGATCAACCAACTGCATGCCATCCGGCCGTCTCCCAAGACCTCCCTCGTTCAGATTCCAGGGCAAGATTCcagccacgacgacgaccttgccAAGGTTGGGATGAAGCACCAGCCGCTGCTGAAGAGGCGTCGGCTTGCTGACGGGAGGAGCCAATGCGCAGGGGTCGGTAACATTCCTCCTCTCATGAGGCTAATCTGCCATCCCTAGACGTCAGCGGCAAGGGCCACACCTAGGGGCATGGACGCCTGAAGGTGGTACGCACGATGACGAGGTGTTTGCCTCGATAACAATGGATAGGCGATGATACCTCTCTCTGCTTTGGGCCGTCCTCGCGAGCCTGCAAAGTGCCGTTCCGAGCTACCTGTTAGGGTCCTTGCCGCCAACACGCCTTACGCCTTCGCAGGCAGCGGTCGAGCCTTGGTTTCCAACGCAGACCACGACACGATAAAAGTGCGACGACCCCCTTGTCGAgtttcctcgacggcgcttGCGTGCTGTGGCGTCACGTCTCGGTTTCTTCTTTACTTTCGTCCGTCATCCTTTGGCTCCTCCGGCTTGATGGACTCGGCCCTTGCCGGACCATGACCATGTCTCGACGCCAGCTTCTCCCTGCGTTGTTGCTGTCCCTCGGCAGCATCACcagcgccgcctcgacgctggCCGTGGACCAGTATGGGTCGGTTGCGCTTGTGGAGCATCTGCCGATGGATCTCGTCTGCTGTGGCTCGACATGGTCCAGGACGACGATTGTGAGGTACACCTTCTTCGCTGTTCCCTccgtcaccatcatcaccatgcTTCACCATGCATCATCATGCATCGCCGTGCATCGCCGTGCACCGCCATGCACCACCATGCAtcacgccatcgtcgccatgtcgTTCATGTCGAAAGCTAACGCTGATGGGACAGAACGGCGATAAAGGCGTGCGAAACGTGCCTACCACAAACACAGGATGACCAGACCAACAAGGGTCTCCATCCAACCAGGTCGAGCCGGCCCACCGCctccacggccacggcggtcTCGACGGGAACGAATTCATCGACGGGAATCTCATCAGCCGTGCCCTCCTCATCACCGACATCTGCCGTTTCGTCATTCGTCCCGTCCACCTCGGCAGATTCGACCGCGtcagcctcgtcgacgacctcaccgacggcctcgtcgacggccgtttCATCATCGATAACGTCGgctccggcatcgtcgtcggcccagaCGTCGCttccctcctcgaccgctCCGGCAACGGGGACCGGTACCCAACCGGCGCTGCCGTATCCGACAAGGTCGTCGTACCAGATCAAGGGCATCTACGCCGACTTTTGGCCCAACATGAGCGACATCTGGCGCTCGAACCCCGGCGGTCAGTCCTTGTACCTCATTTGGGCTGATTGGGAGCCGGTGAAAAAAGCCCCTCCCTGCGCCGGCAACGAGCAGCAGTATGACGGCCACTgcttcgtcatcgtccccGAGGTGGATGAAGCCATTCGGTCTTGGTCCCTGCTTGGCttcacgacgacggccatcgtcTACGGCACGCCTGCCTGGGCACGCGGAAACCGCCCTTGCCAATTCGGAATCTACTGCGTCCCcaacgatgccgccgacttTGGCCGTTTTGCGGGCATGCTGGCCCGTCGCTACAACGGCCTCAACGGCCACGGGAGGATGGCGGATTTTGTCCTGGACAGGGAAGTCGGCAACATCCGCTATTTCGACATCGGCTGCGGCTTGGGGCCCTGCGACCAGTTCGAGTGGCTCGATCTCATCGCCGAAAACTACAACGCCGCCTtcgatgccgttgccgtcgagcagtCGACGGCCAGAGTCATGACGTCCATCGACAACAAGTTTGCTTCGAGcttcgacgatgccgcccacGGCCAGCTCTCGGGCATGACCGTCCTGATGGGTGTCGCCAATCGGGCCGCGGGCCGGGCGTGGCGCGTCTCCATCAACGCCTACAACAagcccgaggccgccggGTTTTCCTACGGAGACTACCCGTACGTGACGCTCGGGAACATCGGaatcctcgtcggctggctGCGCCAAAAGTTCCCGGATGCCCCCCAGCTACGGTCGGTGCAGTTGACGGAGCAGGGATTGCCGGGCCGGCCGGCCTTGGAGAGCCAGCAGAGCGAGTACCTGTGCGACGGCTTCCACAACGCGCTCGGCACGCCGGGCGTCGAAAGCTTCATATACTACCGCATGCAGGATCAGGCTGGAGACTCGAATCAGCTTGGCCTCCGCAGGTTGGATGCGTCGGCGAAGCCCTCGTGGTCGACTTGGGCAGACGCGAACCGCGTCGACCTTGACCCGGCGTTGCTCTCCTGCGGCTTCCAGTACATCCCTTACACCCTGTTGACCCTCGGCTACGACGCCGCCCGCGGCTCCATCGCGACGACGCGCATCCTCCCGGCCGGCTACGCCGTCACCAAAAGCTGGTACCTGTATCGTTCCGAGGAGCCGGGGACCATCATGGTCTACGAGTGTCACATCGGCTCCAAATCGTTCCTCACCACGCGTCACACGTGCGACAACGAATTTCCCTACGGTCCCGTGGGACGCGTATTTAGGGATCCGAGACCTTTCCACGTCCCGCTCTACACCTGCTACAACGGGGAGTTTGCCGACCACTTCGTGTCGTCCGAGGTGGACTGCGGGGGTCCGCCGAGCACGATGCTGGCCCTGCTCGGGTACGTTCGTCCGGcttgatgacgacgggcacGTCAAGGCAGCGTGATGCTTCGTAGTTGCATTTGGCCTGTGGCAGCAAGCGTGTTCGTGAAGTCGTCATTTGACTTTGTCGTTGGCCGCGTGTGGGTGGGTGATCTTGTGCATGGAAGCAACACGCCGAAGGCCTGCCAAGTTGTGAGCCTTTCCAACGATGGAAGTGTCTAAAGGCAGTGATGCTGATGGATTCGAAGTTGAGAGTAGTTGAGTTTggggtacttgtacgtgctgTAAGGCACACCTGGGTCGGTCCCGTGTGAGCACTTGTAACCCTAAGCCCTTTTATGCCTGCAAGAATTGTAACCCtaatacacctacaagcacttaTACACCTACAATCACTTGTACAtctacaagcacttgcacacctacaagcacttacacacctacttacatgcacttgtgcagtacggaggaatCACTTGCATACAAGTGCTTGAATAATACAATGCTCATAGTACTCGTGCAAGTGTCCTTGCATGTAATATGTTGGATGGACCTAACGAAAGGCTAGTACCTCTTCAAGGTTATGGCCATGTCACAGCCGCCAATATAGGTTCAACCGATCAGTAAAGGAGTAGACACACCTTATACGATTATAACTATAAAATACGGTCGGATAACCTACCTAGTTAGCTAGGAGTATATATAGGGGATATGATTCCCACACACTCCTCAAGACAAGGATTTCAACCAGTCTTATCCATGTCTAAATAAGTAACTATCTTGTTGTTAGATATAATACACattagtactgtaccgtatCACTTGtgcgctgcaagtacagcacggagcaagAACTGTCCATACATGAACTTGTATTTGATTGCACAACGCTCAACGGACAAAGGACCGCTGCCTACGCGTATGCTTCTACTGTGCTCGTGCTATGCTGATGTTTttaatacttgcactctGTACCCAGTCCGTGCATAGACatccgtacatgcatacttGGGTGTAAGTACGActtggtgtactgtaagagCAGTATTATGATGACCAAGTACCCACTTGAGGAAGTTACGTGTATTatattacttgcacaacGTCGAACAGTGAAGGGATCCCTACTTATATTGTACTGGGAACTCACCATAATATAGTGCTCCATGGTCCGAATTGTGATTCCAGCCATGGAGAGAACTTGTCAACA of the Drechmeria coniospora strain ARSEF 6962 chromosome 01, whole genome shotgun sequence genome contains:
- a CDS encoding subtilisin-like serine protease is translated as MSDIWRSNPGGQSLYLIWADWEPVKKAPPCAGNEQQYDGHCFVIVPEVDEAIRSWSLLGFTTTAIVYGTPAWARGNRPCQFGIYCVPNDAADFGRFAGMLARRYNGLNGHGRMADFVLDREVGNIRYFDIGCGLGPCDQFEWLDLIAENYNAAFDAVAVEQSTARVMTSIDNKFASSFDDAAHGQLSGMTVLMGVANRAAGRAWRVSINAYNKPEAAGFSYGDYPYVTLGNIGILVGWLRQKFPDAPQLRSVQLTEQGLPGRPALESQQSEYLCDGFHNALGTPGVESFIYYRMQDQAGDSNQLGLRRLDASAKPSWSTWADANRVDLDPALLSCGFQYIPYTLLTLGYDAARGSIATTRILPAGYAVTKSWYLYRSEEPGTIMVYECHIGSKSFLTTRHTCDNEFPYGPVGRVFRDPRPFHVPLYTCYNGEFADHFVSSEVDCGGPPSTMLALLGYVRPA